A genomic window from Nosocomiicoccus massiliensis includes:
- a CDS encoding MetQ/NlpA family ABC transporter substrate-binding protein codes for MRGIITFLAGCLVVIGISSYLLSDKQGEVITIGATSGPFTDMVEKAIRPELEEMGYTVKVVEYSDWIQPNTALANGDIDANLFQNITFMNNYNEKNDKNLIDLIQVPTAPMGLYSGKYKSLDDIENGSEVALPPDPVNMSRAFMVLEDSGLIELKEGYDMFDITENDIISNKMNLKFVYQDAGQLPRSVDQIGLSLVPGNFALASNMKLEDALILENMSEYFRNRIVVNDDLASDKIREDLIKAVQSEGFNKVIDEEFKGFDKPEDD; via the coding sequence ATGCGTGGAATTATTACATTTTTAGCAGGATGTTTAGTCGTCATCGGTATTTCATCTTATTTATTGAGCGACAAACAAGGTGAAGTCATTACGATCGGTGCGACGAGTGGACCATTTACAGATATGGTCGAAAAAGCGATACGACCTGAATTAGAAGAGATGGGGTATACGGTGAAAGTCGTTGAATACTCTGACTGGATTCAACCGAATACAGCACTCGCGAATGGCGATATAGATGCAAACCTGTTTCAAAATATTACGTTTATGAATAACTATAATGAGAAAAACGATAAGAATTTAATTGATTTAATACAAGTGCCAACTGCACCGATGGGATTATATTCTGGTAAATATAAGTCGTTAGACGATATAGAAAACGGTAGTGAAGTTGCGTTACCACCAGACCCAGTAAATATGAGTCGTGCATTTATGGTGTTAGAAGATTCGGGGTTAATCGAACTAAAAGAGGGTTATGATATGTTTGATATCACAGAAAATGATATTATAAGTAATAAGATGAACCTCAAGTTTGTTTATCAAGATGCGGGGCAACTTCCGAGAAGTGTGGATCAAATTGGTTTATCACTCGTACCAGGGAACTTTGCTTTAGCGAGTAACATGAAGTTAGAAGATGCACTTATATTAGAAAATATGTCAGAATACTTTAGAAATAGAATCGTCGTTAACGATGACCTTGCATCAGATAAGATTCGTGAAGATTTAATAAAAGCCGTACAATCGGAAGGATTCAACAAAGTAATCGACGAGGAGTTCAAAGGTTTTGACAAACCGGAGGATGATTAA